In Spirosoma aureum, a single genomic region encodes these proteins:
- a CDS encoding RNA polymerase sigma-70 factor, whose amino-acid sequence MNDRLHSPTEMGQIWQLTQHQSAEQPSGLAREQTGQDPEQQARWDNELFLRKTFEQNPDAGISLLFRQYYALLCSHAIRYVSSKAIAEDIVSDIFYEFHANLRYQSITISYRAYLFTAVRNRAFDHVRAEMRHTTSLDKADSIAAHITQSPDSITQYEELYHDVENAINAMPLKRRQIYVMHRFEGKKYQEIADELHLSLRTIEAHIYQAMRQIQNTLKDKWLLTLYLIVQFLS is encoded by the coding sequence ATGAACGATCGGCTTCATTCACCAACAGAGATGGGACAAATCTGGCAACTAACTCAGCATCAATCAGCAGAACAACCATCCGGTTTGGCACGAGAACAGACAGGCCAGGACCCTGAGCAGCAGGCACGATGGGACAACGAATTGTTTCTTCGGAAAACCTTTGAGCAGAACCCTGACGCGGGCATTAGCCTCCTGTTCCGCCAGTATTATGCCCTCTTGTGCAGCCATGCTATTCGGTATGTCTCCTCCAAAGCCATCGCTGAGGATATCGTTTCGGATATCTTCTACGAGTTTCATGCCAATCTGCGCTATCAGTCCATTACCATTTCCTACCGGGCCTACCTGTTTACGGCCGTACGAAACCGGGCCTTCGATCACGTTCGGGCTGAGATGCGCCACACCACCTCGCTGGATAAAGCCGACTCGATTGCCGCCCACATCACCCAAAGCCCCGACTCGATCACCCAGTATGAAGAGTTGTACCACGATGTGGAGAACGCCATCAATGCCATGCCACTCAAACGGCGTCAGATATATGTGATGCACCGTTTTGAAGGGAAGAAATACCAGGAGATTGCCGATGAGCTGCATCTGTCGCTCCGCACCATCGAAGCCCATATTTATCAGGCCATGCGCCAGATTCAGAACACCCTAAAAGACAAATGGCTACTCACTTTATATCTAATTGTCCAGTTTTTGAGCTGA
- a CDS encoding FecR family protein, with protein MKNQVSKEMLFNYFAGRATALQKQAIDEWAKEENNREFFFECLASWESQNPQFMADANAAFKRHRQRMATQPVAQTDTTQLLAKDTATTRRLNPNWLRWMIAASVSAVLLLLGGLLFKDTLLFATHRTDFGETRSLTLDDGSHVTLNANSSLRVPRFGFGHKTRHVALVGEADFDIKHLVDNQPFVVQTNKNFEVLVLGTQFLVNTREQGTKVVLNKGKVRLKYQEGTTSKQLTMKPGNLVTFDQKGHISLRQTPKPQDYTSWKEHRFVFDGTTLAEISGLFASNYGIQVQIPDKALTQWTISGAFTAYSAAELMETLASASNLSYRQQGDTIIITQAH; from the coding sequence ATGAAAAATCAGGTATCGAAAGAAATGCTCTTCAACTACTTTGCTGGCCGGGCAACGGCTTTGCAAAAACAGGCCATAGATGAGTGGGCTAAAGAGGAAAATAATCGTGAATTCTTTTTCGAGTGCCTGGCTAGTTGGGAAAGTCAGAATCCACAATTTATGGCTGATGCCAATGCCGCCTTCAAACGGCATCGGCAACGGATGGCGACTCAACCTGTAGCTCAGACAGATACGACTCAACTACTGGCAAAAGATACTGCCACAACACGTCGGTTAAATCCTAACTGGCTTCGCTGGATGATAGCCGCTTCTGTGAGTGCAGTCCTCCTCCTGCTGGGCGGACTTCTCTTTAAAGATACCCTCCTGTTTGCCACCCATAGAACCGATTTCGGGGAAACCCGTAGCCTCACCCTCGACGATGGCAGCCACGTCACGCTCAATGCCAACTCCTCCTTACGCGTACCCCGATTTGGCTTTGGCCACAAAACCCGCCATGTAGCCTTAGTGGGCGAGGCTGATTTCGACATCAAACACCTGGTTGACAATCAACCCTTTGTGGTACAGACCAATAAAAATTTCGAAGTACTGGTGCTGGGCACTCAGTTTCTGGTCAACACCCGCGAGCAAGGCACCAAAGTGGTACTCAACAAAGGCAAAGTCCGGCTGAAGTATCAGGAAGGCACCACCAGCAAGCAATTGACCATGAAGCCCGGCAATCTGGTCACCTTCGATCAGAAAGGCCATATCAGCCTCCGGCAAACCCCTAAACCGCAGGACTATACCTCCTGGAAGGAGCATCGGTTTGTCTTTGATGGCACTACGTTGGCCGAGATCAGCGGTTTGTTTGCCAGCAATTATGGCATCCAGGTTCAGATCCCGGATAAAGCGTTGACGCAGTGGACGATTTCGGGGGCCTTCACGGCCTACAGTGCCGCCGAGTTGATGGAGACCCTGGCGAGTGCGTCCAATCTGAGTTATCGACAGCAAGGAGATACGATTATCATAACCCAAGCTCATTAA
- a CDS encoding SusC/RagA family TonB-linked outer membrane protein: MKKIVRVLLLVGVALGGVRPGLSQLIASVQPIHVKEGTLKTSTKKLKDVLKKLQDHYSVDILFLDRNVEGLTVDGDVINFNANIEQNLNAILKPLGLLYKKVKNGGYVVVVKESAERIQASTVQMPVIATVLSHRADNELDNQQLLLNRGGDLTIDKSTDIAVQGTVTDEKGENLPGVSIVVKGTQKGTTTDADGRYKMDVPTESAILIFSFVGYLPQEVNVGNRTIVDVALKTDNKTLDEIVVVGYGTVKKKDLTGSVGVISSKEVKDLGVTRIEQGLAGRVAGVQVKAVSGEPGAAPQIRVRGIGSISAGAGPLYVVDGFPTDNIQTLNPNDIETLDILKDASATAIYGSRGSNGVVIINTKRGKSGKATVTLDTYYGWQKVSKVPIMKNSLEQANFFYDGMRNKNLDAGKDVTGPATSWFTPVPAIIMDVLEGRNKTDENSLDKVLITAPQRQIQLSATGGSENIRYAVSGEYFNQDGIIINSGFKRYSLRTNIDAQLSKRFSLKLNFNPSYTDQRSLPSTGVSGGTASTLGIVASTLQIHNFRPLLDANGNYFNYAGLADMADIYNPLAVAQETITSQKGLRLLGNIGLEYQILNDLKFNVLIGGSLLSGKGMYFRPQRPYFANELALGTDNASLITNWLTEYTLNYTKSINKHSISALAGYTVQKERGESNLISSNKFPNNLVPTLSAVGGLITNGTSNIYEWSLLSYLARVNYNYNSKYYVTTSIRTDGSSRFGTQNKYGLFPSVALAWRISDENILKNIRGISELKLRTSYGETGNNNIGNYDQYGTITYENYGLGNAVATAIAPGRIGNPNLTWEKQTSINFGVDASFFNNRISASIDHFQSRNTDLLLNVNIPNNTGFSTALQNIGEVKNTGWEFVLSTVNVDKQIKWSTDFNLSTYRNKVVKLGPQGDPIYSGNNVTQIGQPIGMFYGWLTDGIFKTQAELDKGPIYNPTGSDRSHVGDIRFVDINGDGVITNADKTIMGSPYPDFYYGMTNRVSYKNISLSVTLQGSQGSQVYNTSRGGGNSGRARVRGYAFSNNYWKSEQDPGDGKTPRPNDTPTGGVRLPSQLFLDTGSYLRINNISLAYVLPGNIVQKIGLGSLRVYVNASNPFIFTKNTAFNPDVSTTDNPLTPGVEANDYPLPKSIIIGLNVGF, translated from the coding sequence ATGAAGAAAATTGTACGCGTGCTACTCCTGGTTGGAGTGGCGCTGGGAGGAGTACGCCCTGGACTTTCGCAACTAATAGCCAGTGTCCAGCCAATACACGTAAAAGAAGGCACGCTCAAAACATCCACCAAAAAGCTGAAAGATGTTCTGAAAAAGTTACAGGATCACTATTCCGTCGATATCCTGTTTCTGGATCGGAACGTAGAAGGTCTGACCGTAGATGGCGATGTCATTAATTTCAATGCGAACATTGAGCAGAATCTTAATGCGATCCTGAAACCATTGGGGCTACTTTACAAAAAAGTAAAGAATGGTGGCTATGTCGTTGTCGTTAAAGAATCAGCGGAAAGAATACAGGCCAGCACCGTGCAGATGCCTGTTATCGCTACTGTTTTGTCTCACAGAGCTGATAATGAACTGGACAATCAGCAATTGTTACTGAATCGCGGAGGAGATTTAACCATCGACAAAAGCACTGATATTGCTGTTCAGGGCACAGTAACCGATGAAAAAGGGGAGAATCTACCGGGGGTAAGTATTGTTGTAAAAGGTACTCAAAAAGGAACGACCACCGATGCAGATGGACGCTATAAAATGGATGTGCCGACTGAATCAGCCATTCTCATCTTTAGTTTTGTTGGCTACCTGCCACAGGAGGTTAATGTAGGAAACCGCACCATCGTCGATGTTGCTTTAAAGACCGATAATAAGACCCTCGATGAGATTGTCGTTGTGGGATACGGAACTGTCAAGAAAAAAGACCTGACTGGTTCAGTTGGTGTCATCAGCAGTAAAGAAGTAAAAGACCTGGGAGTAACCCGTATTGAACAAGGATTGGCGGGTCGCGTGGCCGGGGTTCAGGTTAAAGCCGTTTCGGGTGAACCCGGTGCAGCACCACAAATCAGAGTGCGCGGTATCGGCAGTATTTCGGCAGGGGCCGGGCCACTGTATGTTGTCGATGGATTTCCGACCGATAACATTCAAACCCTGAATCCAAATGATATTGAAACGCTGGATATTTTGAAAGATGCTTCCGCCACGGCCATTTATGGATCGCGGGGATCAAATGGGGTCGTAATCATTAATACCAAGCGGGGAAAATCGGGCAAAGCAACTGTTACGCTCGATACCTACTACGGCTGGCAAAAGGTATCTAAAGTGCCCATCATGAAGAATTCGCTAGAACAGGCAAATTTCTTCTATGATGGCATGCGCAATAAAAACCTGGATGCAGGTAAGGATGTAACGGGACCAGCAACTTCATGGTTTACGCCAGTACCGGCCATTATTATGGATGTTCTGGAAGGTCGGAACAAGACCGACGAAAATTCGCTGGACAAAGTATTGATTACGGCGCCCCAACGCCAGATTCAATTATCAGCTACGGGAGGTTCCGAGAATATACGCTATGCCGTCAGTGGGGAATATTTCAATCAGGATGGCATTATCATTAATAGCGGTTTCAAACGGTATTCCTTACGAACCAACATTGACGCTCAGTTGTCAAAACGGTTTTCGTTGAAATTAAACTTCAATCCATCGTATACAGATCAGCGTTCACTACCATCTACCGGTGTCAGTGGCGGTACGGCCAGTACGCTGGGAATAGTCGCTTCTACTTTACAGATTCATAACTTTCGGCCATTGTTAGACGCCAATGGCAACTATTTTAATTATGCTGGTCTGGCCGACATGGCCGACATTTATAACCCGTTAGCCGTAGCTCAGGAAACCATCACCTCCCAAAAAGGATTGCGCCTGCTGGGGAATATCGGGCTCGAATACCAAATCCTTAATGACCTGAAATTCAATGTCCTGATTGGCGGCAGCCTGTTAAGCGGCAAGGGAATGTACTTCAGACCGCAACGTCCTTATTTCGCCAATGAACTGGCATTGGGTACAGATAATGCGTCGCTGATTACGAACTGGCTGACTGAGTATACCTTGAATTACACTAAAAGCATCAATAAACATTCTATTTCTGCATTGGCTGGTTATACTGTTCAGAAAGAACGCGGGGAATCGAATCTGATCAGCAGCAATAAATTCCCCAATAATTTAGTGCCTACATTAAGCGCCGTTGGTGGTCTGATCACGAATGGAACATCCAATATCTATGAGTGGTCGTTGCTGTCGTATCTGGCACGGGTTAACTACAATTACAACAGCAAATATTACGTAACAACATCCATTCGGACGGATGGATCATCTCGTTTTGGGACTCAAAATAAATACGGTCTATTTCCATCTGTAGCGTTAGCGTGGCGTATTTCGGACGAAAATATCCTGAAAAATATACGCGGTATCAGCGAACTGAAACTACGAACGAGTTACGGCGAAACAGGCAATAATAACATTGGCAATTATGATCAATACGGAACCATCACGTACGAAAATTATGGCTTGGGTAACGCAGTAGCAACTGCCATTGCACCCGGCCGAATCGGCAACCCCAACTTAACCTGGGAAAAACAGACCTCCATTAATTTTGGCGTCGATGCAAGTTTCTTTAACAACCGAATCAGCGCTTCGATAGACCATTTCCAATCGAGGAATACGGATTTATTACTGAACGTAAATATTCCAAATAATACCGGTTTTAGTACGGCATTACAGAATATCGGTGAAGTGAAAAATACGGGCTGGGAGTTTGTACTAAGCACCGTCAATGTCGACAAACAAATTAAGTGGTCGACTGACTTTAACCTGTCTACATATCGGAATAAAGTAGTTAAGTTAGGACCACAGGGAGATCCTATTTACTCGGGCAATAATGTCACGCAGATCGGGCAACCGATCGGTATGTTTTATGGATGGCTGACCGATGGCATTTTTAAGACCCAGGCCGAACTGGATAAGGGTCCGATTTACAATCCAACGGGGAGCGACCGCTCGCATGTGGGCGATATACGGTTCGTCGATATCAACGGCGATGGCGTCATTACCAATGCCGATAAAACAATCATGGGGTCTCCCTATCCGGATTTTTATTACGGCATGACGAACCGGGTTAGCTATAAAAATATCAGCCTCAGTGTCACGCTACAGGGTTCGCAGGGAAGCCAGGTCTATAACACCTCAAGGGGTGGTGGAAACAGCGGCCGGGCCCGTGTAAGAGGTTACGCATTTAGCAATAACTACTGGAAATCGGAACAGGACCCCGGCGACGGAAAAACACCCCGCCCCAACGATACCCCTACAGGTGGTGTGCGCCTGCCAAGCCAGTTATTTCTTGATACGGGATCTTACCTCCGCATCAACAACATATCACTGGCTTACGTATTACCGGGCAACATTGTGCAAAAGATCGGGCTTGGTTCACTCCGTGTTTATGTGAACGCATCGAACCCGTTTATTTTCACCAAAAACACGGCGTTTAATCCGGATGTCAGCACGACGGATAACCCCTTGACACCCGGTGTAGAGGCTAATGATTATCCATTGCCCAAAAGCATCATAATCGGTTTAAATGTGGGATTTTAA
- a CDS encoding RagB/SusD family nutrient uptake outer membrane protein, producing MKKIAFILALASFLTMSCQKDFIELNPISTVSVDAVYKTDKDFQDAVVGIYSMLRNQYQDFWIFGDLRADDSWHALGNDAFLVSVDKFNMNSDAALMISTWRNYYSAISRANLILDKIASADPAVVTNKDRHIAEAKFLRAFAYFDLVRIFGDVPLNTKPTTIEEGYTKTREKVDKIYDEVIIKDLLDAEAKLPAKYTGVDVGRATKGAAKAILGRVYMTRKDFVKAEAKLQEVTTLGYSLLPNYKDLFDYTKDEHHAEYIFDIEYQDGNLGAGSGFSNKFLPKSANSLAETFYGIKGGAGEQNTPTLALFDSFDPTDPRRDVTVAKGYTDNNGVFQGFLQIATFTKKYLAITNSLNDSKVNWKVIRYADVLLMYAEALNENGKTDAALTYLNQVRTRANMPKFTALPKDQLRTKIYDERIYELSMEGVRWFDLARTDRLVSVMQPLGLKPYMALFPIPLVEIQIINNPTVLPQNPGYN from the coding sequence ATGAAAAAAATAGCCTTCATACTAGCCTTGGCATCCTTTCTCACCATGTCGTGCCAAAAGGATTTTATTGAATTAAATCCCATATCCACCGTTAGTGTTGACGCCGTCTATAAAACGGATAAAGATTTTCAGGATGCGGTAGTCGGTATTTACAGTATGCTGCGAAACCAGTATCAGGATTTCTGGATATTTGGCGATTTACGCGCCGATGATTCGTGGCATGCGCTCGGTAATGATGCCTTTTTAGTATCGGTTGATAAATTCAACATGAATAGCGATGCGGCCTTAATGATATCTACCTGGCGGAATTATTACAGTGCCATTAGTCGGGCCAATCTCATATTAGATAAAATAGCTTCGGCCGATCCGGCTGTTGTGACCAACAAAGACCGACACATTGCCGAAGCTAAATTTTTACGCGCATTTGCTTATTTTGATCTGGTACGCATCTTTGGAGATGTACCTCTGAATACAAAGCCAACAACAATTGAGGAGGGTTACACAAAAACACGCGAAAAGGTCGATAAGATCTATGATGAGGTAATCATCAAGGATTTACTCGATGCAGAGGCAAAATTGCCAGCCAAATACACAGGTGTCGACGTTGGACGAGCTACAAAAGGGGCAGCCAAAGCCATACTGGGCAGAGTGTATATGACCCGCAAGGATTTTGTAAAAGCCGAAGCTAAATTACAGGAAGTAACAACGCTGGGTTATTCGCTCCTCCCCAATTATAAAGACCTGTTCGACTATACAAAAGATGAGCACCATGCCGAATATATCTTCGACATTGAATATCAGGATGGTAACCTCGGTGCTGGCAGTGGATTCTCTAATAAGTTTTTACCGAAATCAGCCAATTCATTAGCGGAAACATTTTATGGCATAAAAGGCGGAGCGGGCGAGCAGAATACCCCTACCCTTGCGCTGTTCGATTCATTCGATCCGACCGACCCCCGGCGTGACGTTACCGTTGCCAAAGGGTATACGGACAATAACGGTGTTTTCCAGGGCTTTTTGCAGATTGCGACGTTCACCAAAAAGTATTTAGCGATTACAAACTCGCTGAACGACAGCAAAGTAAATTGGAAAGTCATTCGCTATGCCGATGTTCTGTTAATGTATGCTGAAGCCTTAAATGAAAATGGCAAAACGGATGCTGCCCTTACCTACCTGAATCAGGTACGCACCCGCGCGAACATGCCCAAATTTACGGCTCTGCCCAAGGATCAGCTGCGGACCAAAATCTATGACGAACGCATTTATGAGCTCTCCATGGAAGGTGTACGGTGGTTTGATCTGGCCAGAACAGATCGTTTGGTAAGCGTGATGCAACCCCTGGGTCTGAAACCTTATATGGCGCTGTTTCCGATTCCGCTGGTTGAAATACAAATCATCAATAATCCCACCGTATTACCTCAGAATCCGGGGTATAATTAA
- a CDS encoding GH92 family glycosyl hydrolase: MKIKIGILLTLSALLSLAGIQIGYSQQKKSSSPASSATGINYIDPTIGNVAPLYNTNRPVVHLPNQMIRMFPKRQDHLDMQITDFPMSSLNIITPQVIFGIKPFAGALADTGWYRRLTYDHDFETVQPWYYSVRLTDDNILTEFTPGERTGIYRFTFPAGVKKNILLSHYYKNGQYELQDGNALVGQEFVNDANHQQKGIAYLYGKISGKPESGKKQGEKDWGRYTVLGIPEKHKKVEGERAWFSYNEQDSPVVEFRYAISFVSREQAKKNFEKELTSVSFDQLKAKGKAAWEKTIGQIKVEGGTEAQKRSFYTALYRCYARMVDISEDGKYYSGYDKKVHDDQRPFYTDDYTWGNYLALHPLRTILDPKREADILQSYVNMYQQSGWIPEYPKFYGDRAGMFGFKSSVMFLDAYRKGIRNFDSNKALEGMLKSAEKRTMLPHRNDPKGALDDFYYAKGYYPALRPGEAETDSVAKLRGNGQRRSAVAVTLGNSYDSWALSELAKELNNQDVYKRYAPRAQNYKNLWHAKSGFFIPKDAKGDWIEIDPKFDGGHAGNDYYNENNGWSYRWNVQQDIKGFTELMGGADKLEQNLDQLFREGLDRPKYVFWDKFPDQTGMIGQFAMGNQVTFFIPYLFNYTNAPWKTQKYTRLLLDTWFQDNIFGVPGDEDGGSMSSFVVFSAMGFYPTTPGIPRYSITSPLFSKVTIDLPNGKKFTLIAHNSSRINKYIQSASMNGKPLSSLSFSHQELMDGGTLVLEMGEKTDKKWDITY; encoded by the coding sequence ATGAAAATAAAAATCGGTATCCTATTGACCCTGTCGGCCCTTCTTTCGCTTGCAGGAATACAAATTGGCTATTCTCAGCAAAAAAAGAGTTCCAGTCCGGCTAGCTCAGCAACGGGCATCAACTACATCGACCCGACCATTGGCAATGTAGCTCCTTTATATAACACCAACAGGCCAGTTGTTCATCTGCCCAATCAAATGATCAGGATGTTTCCCAAACGTCAGGATCACCTGGATATGCAGATTACTGACTTCCCGATGTCCTCTCTAAATATTATTACACCCCAGGTCATTTTCGGGATCAAACCGTTCGCTGGGGCTTTAGCCGACACGGGCTGGTATCGACGCTTAACCTATGACCATGACTTTGAAACAGTTCAGCCCTGGTATTATTCGGTACGATTGACTGACGACAATATCCTGACTGAATTCACGCCCGGAGAACGAACGGGAATCTATCGGTTTACTTTCCCGGCGGGCGTCAAAAAAAATATTCTGCTCTCGCACTATTACAAAAATGGGCAATATGAACTCCAGGATGGCAATGCACTCGTTGGCCAGGAGTTTGTCAATGATGCGAATCACCAGCAGAAAGGTATTGCGTACTTGTATGGAAAAATTTCGGGCAAGCCTGAAAGCGGCAAAAAACAGGGCGAAAAAGATTGGGGGCGTTATACCGTCTTAGGCATTCCGGAAAAACACAAAAAAGTAGAAGGCGAACGCGCCTGGTTCAGCTATAACGAACAGGATAGTCCGGTTGTAGAGTTTCGCTACGCCATTTCCTTCGTCAGTCGGGAGCAGGCCAAAAAGAACTTCGAGAAAGAGCTCACTTCCGTTAGTTTCGATCAACTGAAGGCCAAGGGCAAAGCCGCCTGGGAAAAAACCATCGGCCAGATCAAGGTCGAAGGCGGCACCGAAGCTCAGAAACGTAGCTTTTATACCGCCCTCTACCGATGCTACGCCCGCATGGTCGACATTTCCGAAGATGGGAAATATTACAGCGGCTACGACAAAAAGGTGCATGACGACCAGCGACCGTTTTACACCGATGACTATACCTGGGGAAACTATCTGGCTCTGCATCCCCTGCGAACCATTCTCGACCCCAAGCGGGAAGCCGATATTTTACAGTCCTACGTAAATATGTACCAGCAAAGTGGCTGGATACCCGAATACCCTAAATTTTATGGCGATCGTGCGGGCATGTTCGGTTTCAAATCGTCGGTCATGTTTCTGGATGCCTACCGGAAAGGAATCCGAAATTTTGATTCAAATAAAGCACTGGAAGGTATGCTGAAAAGCGCCGAAAAACGAACAATGCTTCCGCATCGGAATGACCCCAAAGGGGCGCTGGATGATTTTTATTATGCGAAAGGCTACTATCCGGCGTTACGTCCCGGTGAAGCCGAAACCGATTCGGTGGCGAAACTACGCGGCAATGGTCAGCGACGATCGGCCGTAGCCGTTACCCTCGGAAACAGCTACGACAGTTGGGCGTTGAGTGAACTGGCGAAGGAATTAAACAATCAGGACGTTTATAAACGCTATGCGCCAAGAGCGCAAAACTATAAGAATCTCTGGCATGCCAAATCCGGCTTTTTTATCCCAAAAGATGCGAAAGGGGATTGGATTGAGATCGACCCAAAATTTGATGGCGGCCATGCCGGTAACGATTATTACAATGAAAATAACGGCTGGAGCTACCGCTGGAACGTTCAGCAGGATATCAAAGGATTTACGGAACTGATGGGTGGAGCCGATAAACTGGAGCAAAACCTCGATCAGCTTTTCCGCGAAGGGCTGGACCGCCCCAAGTACGTATTCTGGGATAAATTTCCGGATCAGACGGGCATGATCGGTCAGTTTGCGATGGGCAATCAGGTCACCTTTTTCATCCCCTACCTGTTTAACTACACAAATGCACCCTGGAAAACCCAGAAATACACCCGGCTCCTGCTCGACACCTGGTTCCAGGATAACATCTTCGGTGTGCCAGGCGATGAAGATGGCGGCTCGATGTCTTCCTTCGTGGTCTTCTCAGCCATGGGATTCTACCCCACTACACCCGGTATTCCCCGTTACAGCATCACCAGCCCCCTGTTTAGTAAGGTGACAATCGACTTGCCCAATGGCAAGAAGTTCACCCTGATTGCCCATAATTCGTCCCGAATCAACAAATACATCCAGTCGGCGAGTATGAACGGCAAACCCCTGAGTTCGTTGTCCTTTTCGCACCAGGAGCTGATGGATGGTGGTACGCTGGTGCTGGAAATGGGCGAGAAAACCGACAAAAAATGGGACATAACCTATTAG